The following coding sequences are from one Gossypium hirsutum isolate 1008001.06 chromosome A12, Gossypium_hirsutum_v2.1, whole genome shotgun sequence window:
- the LOC121211122 gene encoding cationic amino acid transporter 6, chloroplastic — MATIQSKDNKTIFFNYFKSLSQTPHRLRKRMLATWTPDQELNQVRLRSGADMKRKLRWYDLVALGVGGMLGVGVFVTTGPVARNHSGPSVFISYSIAGISALLSSLCYTEFSVQIPVAGGAFSYLRVTFGEFVGYFAGANILMEYVLSNAAVARSFTEYLCSAFGISDPNSWRVEVPGLLQGYNKLDFSAVALVLILTFCLCHSTKESSILNLIMTAFHIVFFGFVIIIGFCNGSVENLMKPTGLTPNGIRGVLDGAAIVYFSYIGYDSVSTLAEEIQNPPVTLPVGIIGSVFIVSGLYCLMALALCLMVPYNQIAEKASYSMAFQRIGWKWAGNIVGAGASLGIVASLLVAMLGQARYLCVIGRARLVPSWLSKVHPSTGTPLNATLFLGLCTASIALFTDLDIVIEIISIGTLLVFYLVANALIYRKYVLTSKNPPFPTLSFLFLITSCAIGFSISWKLEQQWWGLPLFGGIIMVVTAFFQYTVPCLGQPSEWSVPFMPWPAAVSIFLNVFLMTTLKMLSFQRFALWGLLITLFYVLYGVHSTFEAKEMGMEMEMAVNEVPNPSIQLTKLEV, encoded by the exons ATGGCAACCATTCAATCCAAAGACAACAAAACTATCTTCTTCAACTATTTCAAGTCTCTTTCTCAAACCCCTCATAGGCTTAGAAAGAGAATGCTAGCAACATGGACCCCAGACCAAGAGCTTAATCAAGTAAGGCTAAGGTCTGGTGCTGATATGAAGAGGAAACTTAGATGGTATGATTTAGTAGCTCTTGGTGTAGGTGGAATGCTTGGTGTTGGCGTTTTCGTCACCACTGGACCCGTAGCCCGTAATCACTCTGGTCCATCAGTCTTCATATCCTACAGCATTGCCGGAATATCAGCACTTCTTTCTTCTTTGTGTTACACTGAATTTTCAGTCCAGATTCCTGTTGCTGGTGGTGCCTTCAGTTACCTGAGAGTGACTTTTG GAGAATTTGTGGGCTATTTTGCTGGAGCAAACATATTAATGGAGTATGTATTATCAAACGCCGCCGTGGCCAGAAGTTTTACAGAGTATTTATGCTCAGCCTTTGGGATAAGTGATCCCAATTCCTGGAGAGTGGAAGTTCCTGGATTGCTACAAGGCTATAACAAGTTGGATTTCTCAGCCGTTGCTCTTGTTCTTATTCTCACTTTCTGCTTATGCCATAG TACAAAGGAAAGCTCAATCTTGAACCTAATTATGACAGCCTTTCATATTGTGTTCTTTGGATTCGTCATAATCATCGGTTTCTGCAATGGAAGTGTGGAAAACTTAATGAAGCCAACAGGGCTAACTCCTAATGGTATTAGAGGGGTTCTTGATGGAGCAGCTATAGTTTACTTCAGCTACATAGGCTATGACTCAGTCTCAACCTTGGCTGAAGAGATCCAAAACCCTCCGGTGACCCTTCCGGTGGGGATCATCGGTTCGGTTTTTATTGTCTCCGGACTTTACTGCCTCATGGCCTTGGCTTTGTGCTTGATGGTTCCTTACAATCAG ATAGCTGAAAAGGCATCATATTCAATGGCTTTTCAAAGAATTGGTTGGAAGTGGGCAGGGAATATAGTTGGGGCAGGAGCAAGCTTGGGGATAGTGGCTTCTCTTTTGGTCGCCATGTTAGGCCAAGCCAGGTACCTGTGTGTTATAGGAAGGGCCAGGTTGGTGCCATCCTGGTTATCTAAGGTGCATCCTTCAACAGGCACCCCATTGAATGCCACACTCTTTTTGG GGCTTTGCACAGCATCAATAGCACTCTTCACTGACTTGGACATAGTGATTGAAATCATCTCTATCGGCACACTGTTGGTGTTCTACCTGGTGGCCAATGCTCTTATCTACCGAAAGTATGTGCTAACAAGCAAAAATCCACCTTTCCCCACACTCTCCTTCCTCTTCCTCATTACATCATGTGCAATAGGCTTCTCGATATCATGGAAACTCGAGCAGCAATGGTGGGGTTTGCCTCTTTTCGGCGGGATAATTATGGTCGTTACAGCCTTCTTCCAGTACACGGTGCCTTGCCTAGGGCAGCCAAGCGAGTGGTCAGTGCCATTCATGCCTTGGCCGGCTGCTGTATCCATTTTCCTTAATGTCTTCCTTATGACCACACTGAAGATGCTCTCATTCCAAAGGTTTGCGTTATGGGGACTTTTGATAACTTTGTTCTATGTATTATATGGAGTTCATTCAACGTTTGAAGCAAAAGAGATGGGGATGGAAATGGAAATGGCTGTTAATGAAGTGCCAAACCCATCTATCCAACTAACAAAGCTAGAGGTTTAA
- the LOC107946699 gene encoding (S)-ureidoglycine aminohydrolase isoform X2, with protein MYCCGVFNLVLGDEGFCSAPSILDQTDSSSKPLYWKVTSPTLSPSHLQDLPGFTRSVYRRDHALITPESHVFSPLPDWTNTLGAYLITPAIGSHFVMYLAKMQENSRSGLPPNDVERLIFVTQGAVTLTNSSGISNKLVVDSYAYLPPNFDHSLKCDGSATLVVFERRYAFLDNHITEHIVGSTDKQPLLETPGEVFELRKLLPASMPYDFNIHIMDFQPGEFLNVKEVHYNQHGLLLLEGQGIYRLGDSWYPVQAGDVIWMAPFVPQWYAALGKTRSRYLLYKDVNRNPL; from the exons ATGTACTGTTGTG GTGTGTTCAACCTAGTACTGGGTGATGAAGGATTCTGTTCCGCTCCTTCCATATTGGACCAAACTGATAGTTCCTCTAAACCTTTGTACTGGAAAGTCACTAGCCCAACTCTGTCTCCTTCGCATCTCCAAG ACTTACCTGGTTTCACTCGTAGTGTTTACAGAAGGGACCATGCGTTAATAACGCCAGAAAGTCATGTTTTCAGTCCTTTGCCTGATTG GACAAATACACTGGGAGCATATTTAATAACTCCCGCAATTGGTTCACATTTCGTTATGTATCTGGCAAAAATGCAAG AAAACTCGAGGTCAGGGCTTCCCCCTAATGATGTGGAGAG GCTCATATTTGTGACTCAGGGTGCTGTCACTCTCACCAATTCATCTGGCATTAGCAACAAATTGGTG GTGGATTCATATGCTTATCTTCCTCCTAATTTTGATCATTCTCTGAAGTGTGATGGCTCTGCTACTCTTGTAGTATTTGAACGAAG ATATGCCTTTCTGGATAATCACATCACTGAGCATATTGTTGGTTCAACAGATAAGCAGCCACTTCTAGAAACTCCTGGTGAG GTGTTTGAACTTAGGAAGCTTCTTCCAGCATCAATGCCTTATGACTTCAATATCCAT ATTATGGATTTTCAACCGGGAGAATTCCTTAATGTGAAG GAGGTCCATTATAATCAACATGGTTTGTTGCTTTTAGAAGGACAGGGTATTTATCGCTTGGGTGATAGCTG GTATCCGGTTCAAGCTGGTGACGTTATATGGATGGCACCTTTTGTGCCGCAATG GTACGCTGCGCTTGGAAAAACCCGGTCGCGTTATTTGCTGTATAAAGATGTAAATAGGAATCCACTGTAG
- the LOC107946699 gene encoding (S)-ureidoglycine aminohydrolase isoform X1, whose translation MQSPSLPRLLLLSFTLISVFNLVLGDEGFCSAPSILDQTDSSSKPLYWKVTSPTLSPSHLQDLPGFTRSVYRRDHALITPESHVFSPLPDWTNTLGAYLITPAIGSHFVMYLAKMQENSRSGLPPNDVERLIFVTQGAVTLTNSSGISNKLVVDSYAYLPPNFDHSLKCDGSATLVVFERRYAFLDNHITEHIVGSTDKQPLLETPGEVFELRKLLPASMPYDFNIHIMDFQPGEFLNVKEVHYNQHGLLLLEGQGIYRLGDSWYPVQAGDVIWMAPFVPQWYAALGKTRSRYLLYKDVNRNPL comes from the exons ATGCAGAGTCCCTCTCTTCCTCGACTTCTACTTTTATCCTTCACTCTAATAA GTGTGTTCAACCTAGTACTGGGTGATGAAGGATTCTGTTCCGCTCCTTCCATATTGGACCAAACTGATAGTTCCTCTAAACCTTTGTACTGGAAAGTCACTAGCCCAACTCTGTCTCCTTCGCATCTCCAAG ACTTACCTGGTTTCACTCGTAGTGTTTACAGAAGGGACCATGCGTTAATAACGCCAGAAAGTCATGTTTTCAGTCCTTTGCCTGATTG GACAAATACACTGGGAGCATATTTAATAACTCCCGCAATTGGTTCACATTTCGTTATGTATCTGGCAAAAATGCAAG AAAACTCGAGGTCAGGGCTTCCCCCTAATGATGTGGAGAG GCTCATATTTGTGACTCAGGGTGCTGTCACTCTCACCAATTCATCTGGCATTAGCAACAAATTGGTG GTGGATTCATATGCTTATCTTCCTCCTAATTTTGATCATTCTCTGAAGTGTGATGGCTCTGCTACTCTTGTAGTATTTGAACGAAG ATATGCCTTTCTGGATAATCACATCACTGAGCATATTGTTGGTTCAACAGATAAGCAGCCACTTCTAGAAACTCCTGGTGAG GTGTTTGAACTTAGGAAGCTTCTTCCAGCATCAATGCCTTATGACTTCAATATCCAT ATTATGGATTTTCAACCGGGAGAATTCCTTAATGTGAAG GAGGTCCATTATAATCAACATGGTTTGTTGCTTTTAGAAGGACAGGGTATTTATCGCTTGGGTGATAGCTG GTATCCGGTTCAAGCTGGTGACGTTATATGGATGGCACCTTTTGTGCCGCAATG GTACGCTGCGCTTGGAAAAACCCGGTCGCGTTATTTGCTGTATAAAGATGTAAATAGGAATCCACTGTAG